In Cytophagia bacterium CHB2, the genomic window TTGAGACTCGTTTGAGCGACAACGGCGGCGGCATCTCCGATGAAGTGCGGGAGAAAATCTTCGAGCCGTTTTTCACGACCAAGCCGACGGGTTCCGGCACCGGACTGGGTTTGTCGCTTTCGTTTGACATCGTCACGCAGGGACATGGCGGCACGCTGACGGTGGAAAGCAGGGAGGGCGAAGGTGCGACGTTTATTGTGAAATTGCCTGCATAAATTGCGTATGTGGAATAAAGTGGAAAACTGAGGCTGAGAATGCAAAAACAAAGCCCGATGAAAATGAATATGCGTTTCTACAGGGCTGCACTAATAGCCCCAATCCTGTGCCTGGCAACGTGCCTTTCTGCCCAGGAGCCCCTATTTGTCATTACCAAAGACAGCCTGGAATCCGGGCGCTCGCTGCTGATTTCGGAA contains:
- a CDS encoding HAMP domain-containing histidine kinase translates to ETRLSDNGGGISDEVREKIFEPFFTTKPTGSGTGLGLSLSFDIVTQGHGGTLTVESREGEGATFIVKLPA